A genomic region of Colletotrichum destructivum chromosome 5, complete sequence contains the following coding sequences:
- a CDS encoding Putative short-chain dehydrogenase/reductase SDR, NAD(P)-binding domain superfamily — protein MARNLTVLPAYLTRLFSLAGKTAVVTGGSSGIGREIALALGQSGAKVILVARRAQPLAAAAEQLAQLGVPATPIAADLSNLADLHHASARIKSAHGVPDILVNAAGAGLSRRPPPLLSRVTQGDWDHAIAANLTAPFALGQAFGPGMAARGSGRIINVVGQQSFRGCPGGDSGAYGAAKGGLVSLTRSQAEAWSRSGVLCNAIAPGVVVVEETPASVMEEEEEVSADAAERAEAHAARTMIGRNGMVEDFAGVAVWLASGASAAVTGQTIFVDGGYSATQ, from the coding sequence atggCCAGGAACCTGACCGTCCTGCCAGCATATCTCACCCGCCTCTTCAGCCTCGCGGGCAAGACGGCCGTCGTCACGGGCGGCAGCTCGGGCATCGGCAGGGagatcgccctcgccctcggccagagCGGCGCCAaagtcatcctcgtcgcccgccgcgcGCAGCCgctggccgcggccgccgagcagctcgcccagctcggGGTGCCCGCGACCCCGATCGCCGCGGACCTCTCGAACCTCGCGGACCTGCACCACGCCAGCGCCCGCATCAAGTCCGCCCACGGCGTGcccgacatcctcgtcaacgccgccggcgcgggcctctcgcgccgcccgccgccgctgctctcGCGCGTCACCCAGGGCGACTGGGAccacgccatcgccgcgAACCTCACGGCGCCCTTCGCGCTCGGCCAGGCCTTCGGCCCGGGCATGGCCGCCCGCGGCAGCGGCCGCAtcatcaacgtcgtcggccagcagTCGTTCCGCGGCTGCCcgggcggcgacagcggggcctacggcgccgccaagggcggcCTCGTGTCGCTGACGCGGTCCCAGGCCGAGGCGTGGTCACGCAGCGGCGTTTTGTGCAACGCCATCGCgccgggcgtcgtcgtcgtcgaggagacgCCTGCGAGtgtgatggaggaggaggaggaggtgtcggccgacgccgccgaaaGGGCCGAGGCGCACGCGGCGCGGACGATGATCGGACGAAACGGCATGGTGGAGGACTTTGCCGGGGTCGCCGTGTGGTTGGCGAGCGGCGCGAGTGCCGCCGTCACGGGACAGACCATCTTTGTCGACGGGGGGTATTCGGCTACGCAGtag
- a CDS encoding Putative Wax synthase domain-containing protein, which yields MDPTGAADYPNMTGDEQWDWSDYDMEAYADLYPQHNYAEMSYARALYTFFVWETWMSVRQIFTRELVHPVLLYALSVGCIAAALNVRERYRAAWVAASVAIGAVIVEYVARTDFVYVVKDSLVRLVVIHNLGAVVMILWERFCLTDEQKKLPWGRRAIATYKIMWNSRFVNTARPAPVFHLLKAEEERQREVLCTAAAEEDKVVNRDGNTAYPGNPDDTDDTDDNDGYLKNAWKTTRQVTHGAWGRVHQPFSRLWGALTPKQRWITRTVAKITAVWALDRVLDQLADVYIDFDWWDIQLHKTSFLRRLREVSSREVMIRCYFAFQAVWGAYAFYTIVHSAIAVFFVGLGVDEPDEWPPVFGDVRQAWNLRRFWSKYWDRLIYRAVNGLGEMLLTAVGLGGPRPFRGRKRWLLNGLVFAISGVFHGFTDYFSGIRCSYVWEFWWWAANFVAVVGETALLHAVRTYFPRFHNRMRGRPGKAVGFLWVFAWLFWAYPKSQFTTMHCLPENR from the coding sequence ATGGATCCCACCGGAGCCGCGGACTACCCCAACATGACGGGGGACGAGCAGTGGGACTGGTCCGACTACGACATGGAGGCGTACGCCGACCTCTACCCCCAGCACAACTACGCCGAGATGAGCTACGCCAGGGCCCTGTACACTTTCTTCGTCTGGGAGACGTGGATGTCGGTGAGGCAGATCTTCACCAGGGAGCTCGTGCACCCGGTCCTCCTCTACGCCCTCAGCGTGGGctgcatcgccgccgccctcaacGTCCGCGAGCGCTACCGCGCCGCCTGGGTCGCGGCCTCCgtggccatcggcgccgtcatcgtcgagtACGTCGCCCGGACGGACTTCGTctacgtcgtcaaggactccctcgtccgcctcgtcgtcatccacaacctcggcgccgtcgtcatgatCCTGTGGGAGCGGTTCTGCCTCACGGACGAGCAGAAGAAGTTGCCGTGGGGGCGCCGCGCCATCGCGACCTACAAGATCATGTGGAACTCGCGCTTCGTCAACACCGCTCGCCCGGCTCCCGTCTTCCACCTGTTgaaggccgaagaggagcgCCAAAGAGAGGTCCTTtgcaccgccgccgccgaggaagacaagGTCGTAAACCGAGACGGCAACACCGCTTACCCTGGGAACCCCGACGACACCGACGACACCGATGATAACGACGGCTATCTCAAAAACGCCTGGAAGACGACACGACAGGTCACCCATGGAGCCTGGGGACGCGTCCACCAGCCCTTTTCCCGTCTCTGGGGCGCGCTCACGCCGAAGCAGCGCTGGATCACGCGGACCGTCGCCAAGATCACCGCCGTCTGGGCCCTCGaccgcgtcctcgaccagctcgccgacgtctACATCGACTTCGACTGGTGGGACATCCAGCTGCACAAGACGTCGTTCCTGCGGCGGCTCCGCGAGGTCAGCTCGCGCGAGGTGATGATCCGGTGCTACTTCGCGTTCCAGGCCGTCTGGGGCGCCTACGCCTTCTACACCATCGTGCActcggccatcgccgtcttcttcgtcgggctcggcgtcgacgagcccgacgaGTGGCCTCCCGTCTTCGGCGACGTGCGCCAGGCCTGGAACCTGCGCCGGTTCTGGAGCAAGTACTGGGACCGCCTCATCTACCGCGCCGTcaatggcctcggcgagatGCTCCTGACGGCCGTCGGCCTGGGCGGGCCCCGGCCCTTCCGCGGCCGCAAGCGCTGGCTGCTCaacggcctcgtcttcgccatcaGCGGCGTCTTCCACGGCTTCACCGACTACTTCTCCGGCATCCGCTGCAGCTACGTCTGGGAGTTCTGGTGGTGGGCCGCCAacttcgtcgccgtcgtcggcgagacgGCGCTGCTCCACGCCGTCCGGACCTATTTCCCGCGCTTCCACAACCGGATgcgcggccggccgggcaaggccgtcggctTCCTCTGGGTGTTTGCGTGGCTGTTCTGGGCGTACCCCAAGAGCCAGTTCACGACCATGCACTGTCTGCCTGAGAATCGTTAG